A portion of the Bifidobacterium bifidum ATCC 29521 = JCM 1255 = DSM 20456 genome contains these proteins:
- a CDS encoding chloride channel protein: MEKTDWKRIGWLTAATLVLGAIIGACAGLLTLLLYGVEYVMLGFIESEFIPGAFTVPAVRRIASVTLGLGVAGVIWYLLRTKTEKVPSVKKAVNGGRMPFWQTIVHVVLQIFIVGSGASIGREVAPRELGAMLAQRFCDIFHIGDGEGDAHGVLDRRMVVAVAAGAGLGGVYNAPLAGMFFAVEILLVDVTLEKVAFGLGMSATAAFVATAIKGEHMFYDIGAMQMNSTPSLMLFALLCGTACGVVGALFRKGSQWAESHKPTGRSLMWQMPIAGLVTGLVSIVVPQVMGNGRAAAQLGFSTFIPETAATSGAAQSAASAAASPWTFLAGSDGAPGSVVNAGTPLELNRLWMLLGVLALTFVAKALVTLMTIRSGASGGVLQPGIALGSTLGTMLGLLWLFVFPVDSVTACALIGAAALLSASQQAPLMAMCLVMELTEAPIEFFVPVGMAVAASAFVSSRLLHRLG, from the coding sequence ATGGAGAAGACCGACTGGAAGCGCATCGGCTGGCTGACCGCGGCCACGCTGGTGCTCGGCGCGATCATCGGCGCATGCGCCGGCCTGCTGACGCTGCTGCTGTACGGCGTCGAATACGTGATGCTCGGATTCATCGAAAGCGAGTTCATTCCCGGCGCATTCACCGTGCCGGCGGTCCGCCGCATCGCCTCCGTCACGTTGGGACTGGGCGTCGCCGGCGTCATATGGTACCTGCTGCGCACGAAGACCGAGAAGGTGCCGTCCGTCAAGAAGGCGGTGAACGGGGGCCGCATGCCGTTCTGGCAGACCATCGTGCATGTGGTGCTGCAGATATTCATCGTCGGCTCCGGCGCCTCCATCGGGCGCGAGGTCGCGCCGCGCGAGCTGGGCGCCATGCTGGCGCAGCGGTTCTGCGACATCTTCCATATCGGTGACGGCGAAGGCGACGCGCATGGCGTGCTCGATCGCCGCATGGTCGTCGCCGTCGCCGCCGGTGCCGGTCTGGGAGGCGTGTACAACGCGCCGCTGGCCGGCATGTTCTTCGCGGTGGAGATACTGCTCGTCGACGTGACGTTGGAGAAGGTCGCATTCGGATTGGGGATGTCTGCGACTGCGGCGTTCGTCGCGACCGCCATCAAAGGCGAGCACATGTTCTACGACATCGGCGCGATGCAGATGAACAGCACGCCGAGCCTGATGCTGTTCGCGCTGCTGTGCGGAACGGCGTGCGGCGTCGTCGGCGCACTGTTCCGCAAGGGCTCGCAGTGGGCCGAATCGCACAAGCCCACCGGACGGTCGCTGATGTGGCAGATGCCGATCGCCGGATTGGTGACCGGTCTGGTCTCTATCGTCGTGCCGCAGGTCATGGGCAATGGGCGCGCCGCGGCGCAGCTCGGCTTCAGCACATTCATCCCCGAAACGGCCGCCACCTCCGGTGCGGCACAATCGGCCGCGTCCGCAGCGGCCTCGCCATGGACGTTCCTCGCCGGCTCGGACGGCGCTCCGGGCTCGGTCGTCAACGCCGGGACTCCGCTTGAACTGAACCGGCTATGGATGTTGCTGGGCGTGCTGGCGCTCACCTTCGTGGCCAAGGCGCTCGTCACGCTGATGACCATCCGCTCCGGCGCATCGGGCGGCGTGCTTCAGCCCGGCATCGCCTTGGGATCCACGCTGGGTACGATGCTCGGACTGCTCTGGCTGTTCGTCTTCCCCGTAGATTCGGTCACCGCGTGCGCCCTGATCGGGGCCGCCGCGCTGCTCTCCGCATCCCAGCAGGCTCCGCTCATGGCCATGTGCCTGGTCATGGAACTCACCGAGGCGCCGATTGAGTTCTTCGTGCCGGTCGGTATGGCCGTGGCGGCATCCGCCTTCGTATCGTCCAGGCTGCTGCACAGGTTGGGTTGA
- the pflB gene encoding formate C-acetyltransferase yields MTAVDATALTAEELQAKAWDGFVEGDWQKDIDVRDFIQKNYTPYTGDESFLADATDKTKHLWKYLDDNYLAVERKQRVYDVDTHIPASIDAFPAGYIDSPEVDNVVVGLQTDVPCKRAMMPNGGWRMVEQAIKEAGKEPDPEIKKIFTKYRKTHNDGVFGVYTKDIKIARHNKILTGLPDAYGRGRIIGDYRRVALYGVAALIKFKQRDKDSVPYRNDFTEPEIEHWIRFREEHDEQIKALKQLINLGNEYGLDLTRPAQTAQEAVQWTYMGYLASVKSQDGAAMSFGRNSAFFDCYFERDLQSGKITETDAQEIIDNIVMKLRIVRFLRTKDYDAIFSGDPYWATWSDAGFGDDGRPMVTKTSFRLLNTLTLEHLGPGPEPNITIFWDPKLPEGYKRFCAKISIDTSAIQYESDKEIRNHWGDDAAIACCVSPMRVGKQMQFFAARVNSAKALLYAINGGRDEMTGMQVIDKGVIEPIAPEADGTLDYEKVKNNYEKALNWLSEVYVKALNIIHYMHDKYAYESIEMALHDKEVYRTLGCGMSGLSIAADSLSAVKYAKVYPIYNKDAKNLEGHEYEYVEGADDDLIVGYRTEGDFPIYGNDDDRADDIAKWVVSTVMGQVKRLPVYRGAVPTQSILTITSNVEYGKNTGSFPSRHKKGTPYAPGANPENGMDSHGMLPSMFSVGKIDYNDALDGISLTNTITPDGLGRDEDERIGNLVGILDAGNGHGLYHANINVLRKEQLEDAVEHPEKYPHLTVRVSGYAVNFVKLTKEQQLDVISRTFHQGSVTD; encoded by the coding sequence ATGACAGCAGTTGATGCGACCGCTCTTACTGCCGAAGAGCTTCAGGCCAAGGCCTGGGACGGCTTCGTCGAAGGCGACTGGCAGAAGGACATCGACGTTCGCGACTTCATCCAGAAGAACTACACCCCGTACACCGGTGACGAGTCCTTCCTGGCCGACGCGACCGACAAGACCAAGCACCTGTGGAAGTACCTCGACGACAACTACCTGGCGGTCGAGCGCAAGCAGCGCGTCTACGATGTCGACACCCACATCCCGGCCAGCATTGACGCCTTCCCGGCCGGTTACATCGATTCCCCCGAGGTCGACAACGTCGTTGTCGGCCTGCAGACCGACGTCCCCTGCAAGCGTGCGATGATGCCGAACGGCGGCTGGCGCATGGTCGAGCAGGCCATCAAGGAGGCCGGCAAGGAGCCGGACCCGGAGATCAAGAAGATCTTCACCAAGTACCGCAAGACCCACAACGACGGCGTCTTCGGCGTCTACACCAAGGACATCAAGATCGCCCGCCACAACAAGATCCTCACCGGTCTGCCGGACGCCTACGGCCGCGGCCGCATCATCGGCGACTACCGCCGCGTGGCCCTGTACGGCGTCGCCGCGCTGATCAAGTTCAAGCAGCGCGACAAGGATTCCGTGCCGTACCGCAACGACTTCACCGAGCCGGAGATCGAGCACTGGATCCGCTTCCGCGAGGAGCACGACGAGCAGATCAAGGCCCTCAAGCAGCTCATCAACCTCGGCAACGAGTACGGCCTGGACCTGACCCGCCCGGCGCAGACCGCGCAGGAGGCCGTGCAGTGGACCTACATGGGCTACCTCGCCTCCGTCAAGAGCCAGGACGGCGCCGCCATGTCCTTCGGCCGCAACTCCGCGTTCTTCGACTGCTACTTCGAGCGTGACCTGCAGTCCGGCAAGATCACCGAGACCGACGCCCAGGAGATCATCGACAACATCGTCATGAAGCTGCGCATCGTGCGCTTCCTGCGCACCAAGGACTACGACGCGATCTTCTCCGGCGACCCGTACTGGGCGACCTGGTCCGACGCCGGCTTCGGCGACGACGGCCGTCCGATGGTAACCAAGACCTCCTTCCGTCTGCTCAACACGCTGACGCTGGAGCACCTCGGACCCGGCCCCGAGCCGAACATCACAATCTTCTGGGATCCGAAGCTGCCGGAAGGCTACAAGCGCTTCTGCGCCAAGATCTCGATCGACACCTCGGCCATCCAGTACGAGTCCGACAAGGAGATCCGCAACCACTGGGGCGACGACGCGGCCATCGCCTGCTGCGTGTCCCCGATGCGCGTCGGCAAGCAGATGCAGTTCTTCGCGGCCCGCGTGAACTCCGCCAAGGCCCTGCTGTACGCGATCAACGGCGGTCGTGACGAGATGACCGGCATGCAGGTCATCGACAAGGGCGTCATCGAGCCCATCGCTCCCGAGGCCGACGGCACGCTCGACTACGAGAAGGTCAAGAACAACTACGAGAAGGCCCTGAACTGGCTGTCTGAAGTGTATGTCAAGGCTCTGAACATCATCCACTACATGCACGATAAGTACGCCTACGAGTCCATCGAGATGGCGCTGCACGACAAGGAGGTGTACCGCACCCTCGGTTGCGGCATGTCCGGCCTGTCCATCGCCGCCGACTCCCTGTCCGCCGTCAAGTACGCCAAGGTCTACCCGATCTACAACAAGGACGCGAAGAACCTTGAAGGCCACGAGTACGAGTACGTCGAGGGCGCCGATGACGACCTGATCGTCGGTTACCGCACCGAAGGCGACTTCCCGATCTACGGCAACGACGACGACCGCGCCGACGACATCGCCAAGTGGGTCGTCTCCACCGTCATGGGTCAGGTCAAGCGCCTGCCCGTGTACCGCGGCGCCGTCCCGACGCAGTCCATCCTGACCATCACCTCCAACGTGGAGTACGGCAAGAACACCGGTTCCTTCCCGTCCCGCCACAAGAAGGGCACGCCGTACGCGCCGGGCGCCAACCCGGAGAACGGCATGGACTCGCACGGCATGCTGCCGTCGATGTTCTCGGTCGGCAAGATCGACTACAACGACGCGCTGGACGGCATCTCGCTGACCAACACGATCACCCCCGACGGCCTGGGCCGCGACGAGGATGAGCGCATCGGCAACCTGGTCGGCATCCTGGATGCCGGCAACGGCCACGGCCTGTACCACGCGAACATCAACGTCCTGCGCAAGGAGCAGCTTGAGGACGCCGTCGAGCACCCGGAGAAGTACCCGCACCTGACCGTGCGCGTCTCCGGCTACGCGGTGAACTTCGTCAAGCTCACCAAGGAGCAGCAGCTCGACGTGATCTCCCGTACCTTCCACCAGGGTTCGGTCACCGACTGA
- the pflA gene encoding pyruvate formate-lyase-activating protein: MSDIAQFRTTRPHMLKASKEYASQTLMGGLSGFESPIGLDRRDRIHALKSGDIGFVHSWDINTSVDGPGTRMTVFMSGCPLRCQYCQNPDTWKMRDGQPVYLDAMIKKVDRYKDLFKATHGGITFSGGESMMQPAFVSRVFHAAKEMGVHTCLDTSGFLNTNYTDEMIDDIDLCLLDVKSGDEETYHKVTGGLLQPTIDFGRRLAKAGKKIWVRFVLVPGLTDSEENIENVARICESFDGAVEHIDVLGFHQLGRPKWHELRIPYPLEHQKGPSAALKKRVTEQFQSHGFVVY; this comes from the coding sequence ATGTCTGATATCGCGCAATTCCGCACCACACGGCCGCATATGCTCAAAGCGTCGAAGGAATACGCCTCGCAGACCCTGATGGGAGGGCTTTCCGGCTTCGAATCGCCCATCGGCCTCGATAGGCGCGACCGCATCCACGCGCTCAAAAGCGGCGACATCGGCTTCGTCCACTCGTGGGACATCAACACGTCGGTCGATGGCCCGGGCACGCGCATGACCGTCTTCATGTCCGGATGCCCCCTGCGCTGCCAGTACTGCCAGAACCCCGACACATGGAAGATGCGCGACGGGCAGCCCGTATACCTCGACGCCATGATCAAGAAGGTTGACCGGTACAAGGACCTGTTCAAGGCCACGCATGGCGGCATCACGTTCTCCGGCGGCGAGTCGATGATGCAGCCGGCGTTCGTCTCGCGCGTGTTCCACGCGGCCAAGGAGATGGGCGTGCACACCTGCCTCGACACGTCCGGCTTCCTCAACACCAACTACACCGACGAGATGATCGACGACATCGACCTGTGCCTGCTCGACGTCAAGTCGGGCGACGAGGAGACCTACCACAAGGTCACCGGGGGGCTGCTGCAGCCCACCATCGACTTCGGACGGCGGCTGGCGAAGGCCGGCAAGAAGATCTGGGTGCGGTTCGTGCTCGTGCCGGGGTTGACCGACTCGGAGGAGAACATCGAGAACGTGGCCAGGATCTGCGAGAGCTTCGACGGGGCCGTCGAACACATCGACGTGCTGGGATTCCACCAGCTCGGGCGCCCGAAGTGGCATGAGCTGCGCATCCCGTATCCTCTTGAGCATCAGAAGGGCCCGTCCGCCGCGTTGAAGAAGCGCGTGACGGAGCAATTCCAGTCGCACGGATTCGTCGTGTACTGA
- a CDS encoding DUF3000 family protein produces MAEIFAFPRGSATMRHPDADMPERPVGVPDAVWSAVESVRSMPRVTGMRYRELPVPSTLADYGIGVEMECVADDDSRSFGDAHMASGWIMLLYVEREREDWHSHWRCVAYAQLPLPSDENDGLAPSMYWDGMCSFVDDASLGDVSGTVTVTQNTSFGLAQEGTAGCEMRVSWTPLASMDGGLDAGGQVQCWARFVQSASECEEEPSVDR; encoded by the coding sequence ATGGCTGAAATCTTCGCGTTTCCGAGGGGCTCCGCAACGATGCGGCACCCGGACGCCGACATGCCTGAACGCCCGGTCGGCGTGCCGGACGCGGTCTGGTCGGCGGTGGAATCGGTGCGTTCCATGCCGCGGGTGACGGGCATGCGCTACCGTGAGCTTCCCGTGCCCTCGACGCTGGCCGACTACGGCATCGGCGTGGAAATGGAATGCGTCGCGGATGACGACTCCCGTTCGTTCGGCGACGCCCACATGGCCTCGGGCTGGATCATGCTGCTGTACGTCGAGCGCGAACGCGAGGACTGGCACTCCCATTGGCGTTGCGTCGCCTACGCGCAGCTGCCGTTGCCGTCCGACGAGAACGATGGCCTCGCCCCGAGCATGTACTGGGACGGGATGTGCTCGTTCGTGGATGACGCCTCCTTAGGTGACGTGTCGGGTACGGTCACCGTCACGCAGAACACGTCGTTCGGACTCGCTCAGGAAGGAACCGCCGGCTGCGAGATGCGTGTCTCATGGACACCCCTTGCTAGCATGGATGGCGGTTTGGACGCGGGCGGCCAGGTGCAGTGCTGGGCGCGATTCGTGCAGTCCGCCAGCGAATGCGAGGAGGAGCCGTCAGTTGACCGATGA
- a CDS encoding M20 metallopeptidase family protein has protein sequence MVEHVGVTDELIGIRHYLHQHPERSFKEVETSAYLARLLRGHGIDVLDTTLETGVVALIEGEVPGPRIALRADIDGLPITEDTGLPFSSLNPGVMHGCGHDLHMTGLLGAAFWLADHRDRIAGSVKIVFQPAEEVGLGARTVVESGATDDVKAIIGTHNNPNYAPGQIAIGPQPMMAGCVKFKVTLHAQGTHAGYPQKGTGPIEALASMILALQTIVSRNISPFHAVVLSITEVHGGHVWNVVPAEAGFQGTVRFFDQDDERLVHRRFVAEVEHTAEAYGIAADVDWDCIQVPLVGDEELSEAVAADVPSYAALKPIHPSMAGEDFVEFSGCGARLVFAFIGSNGEPGCADWHSPHFVGVDGAIGPAVDFYVNASLRVLAELR, from the coding sequence ATGGTCGAACATGTCGGGGTCACGGACGAGCTGATCGGCATACGGCATTATCTGCATCAGCATCCCGAACGCAGCTTCAAGGAGGTCGAGACCAGCGCGTATCTGGCCCGTCTGCTGCGCGGGCATGGCATAGACGTGCTCGACACGACGTTGGAGACCGGTGTCGTCGCGCTCATCGAGGGAGAGGTGCCGGGACCGCGCATCGCGCTGCGCGCCGACATCGACGGCCTGCCGATCACCGAGGACACTGGCCTGCCGTTCAGCTCGCTGAACCCCGGCGTGATGCACGGCTGCGGCCATGACCTGCACATGACCGGGCTTTTGGGCGCGGCGTTCTGGCTGGCCGATCACCGCGACCGCATCGCAGGCAGCGTGAAGATCGTCTTCCAGCCGGCCGAGGAGGTGGGCCTGGGCGCCCGCACGGTCGTGGAATCCGGCGCGACGGATGACGTGAAGGCCATCATCGGCACGCATAACAACCCGAACTACGCCCCCGGACAGATCGCCATCGGCCCTCAGCCGATGATGGCCGGCTGCGTGAAGTTCAAGGTCACGCTGCACGCCCAGGGCACCCATGCCGGGTACCCGCAGAAGGGCACCGGCCCCATCGAGGCGCTCGCCTCGATGATCCTCGCCCTGCAGACCATCGTGAGCCGCAACATCTCGCCGTTCCACGCCGTGGTGCTGTCCATCACCGAAGTGCATGGCGGGCACGTGTGGAACGTCGTGCCCGCCGAAGCGGGATTCCAGGGCACCGTGCGCTTCTTCGACCAGGACGACGAACGGCTGGTCCACCGGCGTTTCGTGGCGGAGGTCGAGCACACGGCCGAAGCGTACGGGATCGCGGCCGACGTGGACTGGGACTGCATCCAGGTGCCGCTGGTCGGCGACGAGGAGCTGTCCGAGGCGGTCGCGGCCGACGTGCCCTCCTACGCGGCGCTCAAGCCGATACATCCCAGCATGGCGGGGGAGGATTTCGTGGAGTTCTCGGGATGCGGGGCCCGTCTGGTGTTCGCGTTCATCGGCTCGAACGGGGAACCGGGGTGCGCCGACTGGCACAGTCCGCACTTCGTCGGCGTGGACGGCGCGATCGGGCCCGCCGTTGACTTCTACGTCAACGCCTCGCTGCGGGTGCTCGCCGAGCTTCGCTGA
- a CDS encoding NAD+ synthase: MTHLRFALAQIDTCVGDLDGNADKIMHYAHLAAHEGAHVVVFPEMTLTGYPIEDLALRRTFRKAAWDKANWLATELEADGLGDLYVAVGTVGTDHASDKPRNRMVVLHDGMVWAGYDKHFLPNYGVFDEFRIFAAGDRTVVLDIDGVRIGVAICEDIWQDGGPVARLADEHIDVLMTMNGSPYEEGKTHTRYDLAVRRAAEVGAPMIYVNQVGGQDDLVFDGGSFVVDRDGTLLERSPMFMEHLGLFDLDTDAEHQTTGDIADLPDPDEEVYTACVLGLKDYMAKNRFSGVCLGLSGGIDSALVAAMAADACGGHNVHGISMPSMYSSIGSKDDAADLAANIGAHYDVQPIEPMFNVYQGQLKLEGVAAENLQARIRGVIVMAYSNSLGLLAVATGNKSELACGYSTIYGDAVGGYAPIKDLLKTRVWELSRWRNRAAAAGVGIGGLRIVGNENGDAGTPLPGGVMIPVSSIEKAPSAELRPGQKDSDSLPEYELLDKVLAAYIEHAHGRADLLADGFDEKTVDTVMRLVDRAEWKRRQYPLGPKVTALAFGRDRRLPVTNAFRE; this comes from the coding sequence ATGACCCATCTTCGTTTTGCCCTTGCCCAGATCGACACCTGCGTCGGCGACCTCGACGGCAACGCCGACAAAATCATGCACTACGCGCATCTCGCCGCGCATGAAGGCGCCCACGTCGTTGTCTTCCCGGAAATGACGCTGACCGGATACCCCATCGAGGATCTGGCGTTGCGCCGCACGTTCCGCAAGGCGGCGTGGGACAAGGCGAACTGGCTGGCGACCGAGCTGGAGGCCGACGGATTGGGCGACCTGTATGTCGCCGTCGGCACGGTCGGCACCGACCACGCGTCCGACAAACCTCGCAACCGCATGGTCGTGCTGCACGACGGCATGGTCTGGGCCGGCTACGACAAGCATTTCCTGCCGAACTACGGCGTGTTCGACGAGTTCCGCATCTTCGCGGCCGGCGACCGCACCGTCGTGCTCGACATCGACGGCGTGCGCATCGGCGTGGCGATCTGCGAGGACATCTGGCAGGACGGCGGGCCGGTCGCCCGGCTCGCCGACGAGCATATCGACGTGCTGATGACGATGAACGGCTCGCCGTACGAGGAGGGCAAGACCCATACGCGTTACGACCTCGCGGTCAGGCGTGCGGCCGAGGTCGGCGCCCCGATGATCTACGTGAACCAGGTCGGCGGTCAGGATGACCTGGTGTTCGACGGCGGCAGCTTCGTTGTCGACCGCGACGGCACGTTGCTGGAACGTTCCCCGATGTTCATGGAGCATCTGGGACTCTTCGACCTCGACACGGACGCCGAGCATCAGACGACGGGCGACATCGCGGACCTTCCCGACCCGGACGAGGAGGTGTACACCGCCTGCGTGCTGGGCCTGAAGGACTACATGGCGAAGAACCGGTTCTCCGGCGTGTGCCTGGGCCTGTCCGGCGGCATCGACTCCGCGCTGGTGGCGGCGATGGCCGCCGACGCCTGCGGCGGACACAACGTGCATGGCATCTCGATGCCGAGCATGTATTCCTCCATCGGTTCCAAGGACGACGCCGCCGACCTGGCGGCCAACATCGGCGCACATTACGACGTGCAGCCGATCGAGCCCATGTTCAATGTGTACCAGGGCCAGCTCAAGCTCGAAGGCGTGGCCGCGGAGAACCTGCAGGCCCGCATCCGCGGCGTCATCGTCATGGCGTACTCCAACAGCCTCGGTCTGCTCGCCGTCGCCACGGGCAACAAGTCCGAGCTGGCGTGCGGCTATTCGACCATCTACGGTGACGCCGTCGGCGGATACGCGCCGATCAAGGACCTGCTCAAGACCCGTGTCTGGGAACTGTCCCGCTGGCGCAACCGGGCCGCTGCCGCAGGCGTCGGCATCGGCGGGCTGCGCATCGTCGGCAATGAGAACGGCGATGCCGGAACGCCGCTGCCCGGCGGCGTGATGATTCCGGTCAGCAGCATCGAGAAGGCGCCGAGCGCCGAGCTGCGCCCGGGGCAGAAGGATTCCGATTCGCTGCCCGAATATGAACTGCTCGACAAGGTGCTCGCCGCATACATCGAGCATGCGCACGGTCGCGCCGACCTGCTGGCCGACGGCTTCGACGAGAAGACCGTCGACACGGTGATGCGACTGGTGGACCGCGCGGAGTGGAAGCGCCGCCAGTATCCGCTCGGGCCGAAGGTCACCGCGCTCGCGTTCGGCCGCGACCGGCGTCTGCCCGTCACCAACGCGTTCCGTGAGTAG
- the tig gene encoding trigger factor, whose translation MKISVRNLEPTKVKLTITVDPEEFNPYLDAARKEIAKQVNIPGFRKGHVPGKIIDQRIGFAAVAGEAVNNGVPELYSKALEEKKIHPMSQPEIDVQEVPESAKDETKLKFTATVERRPDIELPELDGLEIDVPKAQVTDEDVNNRLESLRQRFGTLVGVDRPAAKGDFANIDLDAQIDGESVDSQEGVSYELGSGTMLDGLDEALEGLSAGEETSFNSKLQGGEHEGEEALVKVKVNSVKTEELPELDDDFAQDASEFDTLDELKADVRKAAERDAEGRQATEARDAFIAKLEEGAEIPVPKGVKADMLEQQLKNVTADPSKATDEQKADAEKQVVKELTDQMVLDALAEKLDVKVSQADVTNFLASIAQQYGMDPSAFIQAIVKNGQLGSAVQEVGRSKGLLAGMRAVTFKSEGETLDLSSFLGEAAEDEESESVEAASAAAAVADELAKKDDENTADAE comes from the coding sequence GTGAAAATCAGCGTTAGGAATCTCGAACCCACCAAGGTCAAGCTCACCATCACCGTCGACCCGGAGGAGTTCAACCCGTATCTGGATGCCGCCCGCAAGGAGATCGCCAAGCAGGTGAACATCCCCGGCTTCCGCAAGGGCCACGTCCCCGGCAAGATCATCGACCAGCGCATCGGCTTCGCAGCCGTCGCTGGCGAGGCCGTCAACAACGGCGTGCCGGAGCTCTATTCCAAGGCGCTTGAGGAGAAGAAGATCCATCCGATGTCCCAGCCGGAGATCGACGTGCAGGAAGTGCCCGAATCCGCCAAGGACGAGACCAAGCTGAAGTTCACCGCGACCGTCGAGCGTCGTCCCGACATCGAGCTGCCGGAACTCGACGGCCTGGAGATCGACGTGCCCAAGGCCCAGGTCACCGATGAGGACGTGAACAACCGCCTCGAATCCCTGCGCCAGCGCTTCGGCACCCTGGTCGGCGTCGACCGTCCGGCTGCCAAGGGCGACTTCGCGAACATCGACCTCGACGCCCAGATCGACGGCGAGTCCGTCGACTCCCAGGAAGGCGTGAGCTACGAGCTCGGCTCCGGCACCATGCTGGACGGTCTGGACGAGGCCCTCGAAGGCCTGTCCGCCGGTGAGGAGACCTCCTTCAACAGCAAGCTGCAGGGCGGCGAGCACGAAGGCGAAGAGGCGCTCGTCAAGGTCAAGGTCAACTCCGTGAAGACCGAGGAGTTGCCGGAGCTCGACGACGACTTCGCCCAGGACGCCTCTGAGTTCGATACCCTGGATGAGCTCAAGGCCGACGTGCGCAAGGCCGCCGAGCGCGACGCCGAAGGCCGTCAGGCCACCGAGGCCCGCGACGCCTTCATCGCCAAGCTTGAGGAAGGCGCCGAGATCCCGGTGCCGAAGGGCGTCAAGGCCGACATGCTTGAGCAGCAGCTCAAGAACGTGACCGCCGATCCGTCCAAGGCCACCGACGAGCAGAAGGCCGACGCCGAGAAGCAGGTCGTCAAGGAGCTCACCGACCAGATGGTGCTCGACGCCCTGGCCGAGAAGCTGGACGTCAAGGTCTCCCAGGCCGATGTCACCAACTTCCTCGCCTCCATCGCCCAGCAGTACGGCATGGACCCGTCCGCGTTCATCCAGGCCATCGTCAAGAACGGCCAGCTCGGCTCCGCCGTGCAGGAAGTCGGCCGCTCCAAGGGCCTGCTCGCCGGCATGCGCGCCGTCACCTTCAAGTCCGAAGGCGAGACCCTCGACCTGAGCTCCTTCCTCGGCGAGGCCGCTGAGGACGAAGAGTCCGAGAGCGTCGAAGCCGCCTCCGCCGCGGCCGCCGTCGCCGACGAGCTCGCCAAGAAGGACGACGAGAACACCGCCGACGCCGAGTGA
- a CDS encoding HRDC domain-containing protein, producing MTDEPRLQTQPRGGVPDVTDTLEGFREVCDRLAGAAGPLAADAERASGFRYGHEDWLVQFKREGAGIVLLDPVALTRAGADWGMFNDAVGDAVWILHDSLQDLPGFADIGLTPQTLFDTEIAARMLGLHRFGLAAVTEHYLGVTLAKEHSAADWSYRPLPRDWRNYAALDVELLIELRRKMQRELKVQGKDGWADEEFRYALQTGMGPRREHPVPWLRISHINTVSQDHQGLAVAKALWEKRDELARAYDIAPGLLLSDDSIVEAASRKPRNAREFRMIRSLNERVRMRTGGEQDKMFERYAPIQRKVKPSVWRETIRRALELPPSQWPVMPAPVADEEHANAPRSMKLWATRHPQRMRLLQDVRKVVSQIADDTRTPAEIIVKPQILRNLCWTDEPRKRDVAEFLKSQGARDWQVNLIAASVSRVIM from the coding sequence TTGACCGATGAGCCGAGGCTGCAGACGCAGCCGCGAGGTGGTGTTCCGGATGTGACCGACACACTTGAAGGATTTCGGGAGGTATGCGACCGTCTGGCCGGGGCGGCCGGGCCGTTGGCCGCCGACGCGGAACGCGCCTCCGGATTCCGGTACGGCCATGAGGACTGGCTGGTGCAGTTCAAGCGCGAAGGCGCCGGCATAGTGCTGCTCGACCCCGTCGCCCTGACCCGCGCCGGTGCCGACTGGGGCATGTTCAACGACGCGGTCGGCGATGCCGTGTGGATATTACACGACTCGTTGCAGGACCTGCCCGGATTCGCCGACATCGGCCTGACGCCGCAGACCCTGTTCGACACCGAGATCGCCGCGAGGATGCTGGGGTTGCACCGGTTCGGTCTCGCCGCGGTCACCGAGCATTATCTGGGCGTCACGCTCGCCAAAGAGCATTCCGCCGCTGACTGGTCATATCGGCCGCTGCCGAGGGACTGGCGCAATTACGCCGCATTGGACGTCGAACTGCTGATTGAGCTGCGCCGGAAGATGCAGCGCGAGCTGAAGGTGCAGGGCAAGGACGGATGGGCCGACGAGGAGTTCCGGTATGCGCTGCAGACCGGCATGGGACCCAGACGGGAGCATCCGGTGCCCTGGCTGCGCATATCGCACATCAACACCGTCAGCCAGGACCACCAGGGCCTCGCCGTGGCCAAGGCGCTGTGGGAGAAGCGAGACGAGCTCGCCCGCGCCTATGACATCGCGCCCGGACTGCTGCTCTCCGACGATTCGATAGTCGAGGCCGCGTCGCGAAAGCCCCGCAACGCCCGCGAATTCAGGATGATCAGGTCGCTCAACGAGCGCGTGCGCATGCGCACCGGCGGCGAGCAGGACAAGATGTTCGAACGGTACGCGCCGATTCAGCGCAAGGTCAAGCCCTCGGTATGGCGAGAGACGATTCGGCGCGCGCTGGAGCTGCCGCCGTCGCAATGGCCGGTGATGCCGGCGCCCGTGGCCGACGAGGAGCATGCGAACGCACCTCGCTCGATGAAGCTCTGGGCCACCAGGCACCCTCAGCGTATGCGGCTGCTGCAAGACGTGCGCAAAGTCGTCTCCCAGATCGCCGACGACACCCGCACCCCCGCCGAAATCATCGTCAAGCCGCAGATCCTGCGCAACCTGTGCTGGACCGACGAACCGCGCAAGCGCGATGTCGCGGAATTCCTCAAATCGCAGGGCGCCCGTGACTGGCAGGTGAATCTCATCGCAGCGTCCGTAAGTCGCGTTATCATGTAG